DNA sequence from the Vicia villosa cultivar HV-30 ecotype Madison, WI linkage group LG3, Vvil1.0, whole genome shotgun sequence genome:
GTTGCTAGAAAAAGGAGGAGAGACATATTGTCCAACAGGAACAATGTTTCTAATCACCCAAATAAAGAAAATTTCCCGATCAGCAAACAAGCTGTTGTAAGATCAACTCAAACACCAACATCATCTCACCGGCTCCCTCTTTCTGCCAACCTGTCTAACCATATTAACACTGCACCCTCCGATACACATTTACACCGACAATTGCCGCCAAAAAGGAGGAAAACAATTCCCACTGCTGCCAATAATCTGTTGGCAACTTTTAACCAAACCATTCCCCATACTACCAACACTCACCATGCTTCTACTTCCAATGCATGCAACAACACACTCAATGTAACACAGCGTATTGACCGAGCGACTAATTTCACCGATGATTCAGACTCTAACTCCGAAGATGACGTGAACTTGGGATATTCTTCTTCTGATGATGATCAAAGCATTCCCAATGATGATCATGTGGACTCACTTTTAGAACGTATGGTGTTTGTCTTATTGATTGACTATATTTAAATTTACCGATATCTATATTTGACATATTAGATATTCTCTGTACAGAATATTCAGACATAGGAGATCGAGTTTGGGACTGCCCATTTTGTCATGCCTCCATGTGGTATCAGGAACGCAAAGACAAATCAAGGCATACAACTGTTCCTAAGTTCCACCGGTGTTGTAGGAGTGGAAAAGTTGTATTGCCCTTACTTCAACAGCCCCCCCAACTGCTGCAGCATCTTTTGCATAGTGGAACAAGTCCAGAGAGTAAAAACTACCAGAGCAACCTTCGCACTTACAACGCCATGTTTTCATTTACTTCTCCTGGTATGAAATTTGACAACAGCGTTGCTGATGGAGGAGGACCACCTACTTTACGCCTGCACGGTCAAACATGTCATCGAATTGGGACGTTGATGCCGGATGCTGGAAATGATCCCCAATATGCTCAACTATATATTTTTGACACCGATAACGAAGTCACTAACAGAATGAAATGTTTCAAGTAATTGTACtgattttgaaaatatcatatgaCCAACTTTATATCACTTGCAATGTAGTAACATGGATACATTTTTGTAGGGACAATGATGCTCTCAGCAGGGATATTGTTCGTGATTTAAAGGATATGTTGGACGAATTCAATCCTCATGCAAAGGCATTTCGAATGGCAAGAGATCTTTTGAGAGGAAatgcattcttagacttgaagatACGATTGATCAGTGATAGGGCTGAAGATGGTCGTGTGTACAATACGCCAACTGTGTCAGAAGTGGCTGCTCTGATTGTTGGAGATATCGATCCTACAACACCGAGAGACATCATCATCCATGCACGCGATGGCCATTTGCAACAAATAACTGAATTTCATCCTGCCTACTTAGCCTACCAATACCCTCTCATTTTTGTTTATGGGGAGGATGGATATAGGAAAAATATACTGCACAGGTATGAGCATGAGTCTGAGGTTACTAGGAAAAATCGTCAATCCATCAAAGATTGGCTGTGTTTCCGGTTGCAGGAACGTAAATCAGAGGCAATGACGTTGCTTCACTCAAGACGGCTTTTTCAACAATTTTTGGTTGATGGATTTGCTATGATGGAGTCTGAACGTCTCAATTGGTTGAGGACCAACCAATCCAAGTTACGAGTTGGAAAGTATAATCAATTGAACGATCAAACCAATGGCACTCAGGAGAATTCAGCACCAAAGCGAGGAAAAAGGGTGGTTTTGCCATCCACTTTTGTTGGAAGCAAGAGGTACATGGATCAGTTATATTTTGATGGAATGGCCATTTCAAGTCAATTAGGATTCCCAGATTTGTTTGTTACGTTTACTTGCAATCCTGCTTGGCCGGAGATAGAACGCGCTTTGTCGGGCACTGACTTAAAGCCACATGATAGACCTGATCTCATAACCAAAGTATTCAAAATAAAGTTTGACGAGCTCATGACTGATATAACGAAACGCCACGTGCTTGGCAAGGTTATTGCATGTAATACTTCTTGAGTGACTAATCTTTATTTGAATATCCACATTGCTTGGTTAATTTACAATGACAACTAATTTTTCATCTGTGGTTTCCTCACAGGGATGTACACAATTGAGTTTCAGAA
Encoded proteins:
- the LOC131658818 gene encoding uncharacterized protein LOC131658818, producing MEANSTSSTNATAKNARLRRKLILAHRRRMRKNLTGKPQIVMVHPVSSPMHNQRHSHGCGSSMGPTQLSPGNSFTTGIGTSGQSSNAASVARKRRRDILSNRNNVSNHPNKENFPISKQAVVRSTQTPTSSHRLPLSANLSNHINTAPSDTHLHRQLPPKRRKTIPTAANNLLATFNQTIPHTTNTHHASTSNACNNTLNVTQRIDRATNFTDDSDSNSEDDVNLGYSSSDDDQSIPNDDHVDSLLEHILCTEYSDIGDRVWDCPFCHASMWYQERKDKSRHTTVPKFHRCCRSGKVVLPLLQQPPQLLQHLLHSGTSPESKNYQSNLRTYNAMFSFTSPGMKFDNSVADGGGPPTLRLHGQTCHRIGTLMPDAGNDPQYAQLYIFDTDNEVTNRMKCFKDNDALSRDIVRDLKDMLDEFNPHAKAFRMARDLLRGNAFLDLKIRLISDRAEDGRVYNTPTVSEVAALIVGDIDPTTPRDIIIHARDGHLQQITEFHPAYLAYQYPLIFVYGEDGYRKNILHRYEHESEVTRKNRQSIKDWLCFRLQERKSEAMTLLHSRRLFQQFLVDGFAMMESERLNWLRTNQSKLRVGKYNQLNDQTNGTQENSAPKRGKRVVLPSTFVGSKRYMDQLYFDGMAISSQLGFPDLFVTFTCNPAWPEIERALSGTDLKPHDRPDLITKVFKIKFDELMTDITKRHVLGKVIAWMYTIEFQKRGLPHAHILIFLHPQNKYPTPADIDKIISAEIPDPERG